A region from the Manihot esculenta cultivar AM560-2 chromosome 13, M.esculenta_v8, whole genome shotgun sequence genome encodes:
- the LOC110630312 gene encoding (S)-hydroxynitrile lyase-like: MVTAHFVLIHTICHGAWIWYKLKPALEKAGHKVTALDMAASGIDPRQIEQINSFDEYSEPLLTFLEKLPRGEKVIIVGESCAGLNIAIAADKYPEKIAAGVFHNSLLPDTVHSPSYTVDKLMESFPDWKDTVYFKYANNSGETITALKLGFTLLRENLFTLCPPEDYELAKMLTRKGSLFQNILAKREKFTEKGYGSIKKVYIWTDQDKIFLPEFQRWQIANYKPDKVYQVQGGDHKLQLTKTKEIAQILQEVANAYA; the protein is encoded by the exons ATGGTGACTGCGCATTTTGTTCTGATTCATACCATTTGCCATGGTGCATGGATTTGGTATAAGCTCAAACCAGCCCTTGAGAAAGCTGGCCACAAAGTCACTGCATTGGACATGGCAGCCAGTGGTATTGATCCAAGGCAAATTGAGCAGATTAATTCGTTTGATGAGTACTCCGAACCCTTATTGACTTTCTTGGAGAAACTCCCTCGAGGGGAGAAAGTGATCATTGTTGGTGAGAGCTGTGCAGGGCTCAACATTGCTATTGCTGCTGATAAATACCCTGAAAAGATTGCAGCTGGTGTTTTCCACAATTCCTTATTGCCAGACACCGTTCATAGCCCATCTTACACTGTGGATAAG CTTATGGAGTCGTTTCCTGACTGGAAAGACACAGTGTATTTTAAATACGCTAATAACAGTGGAGAGACAATTACTGCATTGAAGCTGGGCTTCACACTTTTGAGGGAAAATTTGTTCACCTTATGCCCTCCTGAG GATTATGAACTGGCGAAAATGTTAACAAGGAAGGGATCGTTATTTCAAAACATTTTAGCAAAGAGAGAGAAGTTCACTGAGAAAGGTTATGGATCAATTAAGAAAGTTTATATATGGACCGAccaagataaaatatttttaccagAATTTCAACGCTGGCAAATAGCAAACTACAAACCAGACAAGGTTTACCAGGTGCAAGGTGGAGATCATAAGCTTCAGCTTACTAAGACTAAGGAGATAGCTCAGATCCTCCAAGAAGTGGCTAATGCTTATGCTTGA